In the genome of Synchiropus splendidus isolate RoL2022-P1 chromosome 2, RoL_Sspl_1.0, whole genome shotgun sequence, the window GGGTGGCATTTCTTCAACACCTTACAGAGTTCTGTCTTCCTCAAACTGAGGTTCAAATCAGATCCGACAACTCACCATGGCCTGAGCCAGAGTCTTCTGGACAAGGGTGACGCAGCGCTGATAGACTGGCTCGCAGTACGGGAGGAAGCCGCTCTGCAGAGCCGTGGCAACAGACGACAGACACTCCAATAGGGGAAAGAGATCTTTGTCTTCGTCCTTCAGCTCATTCCACTTGGCGATCAGTGGCGGCATCAGCTTTTGAATATACTCCTACGACAATTGTGCGTTGCAGGGGTTTCATTTCAGTGTTGCATGATCACAAGCTTGCAGCATATCAAGCACTAGAAAAGTTTGTGCTCACTGGCTGGTTAAGATGGTGTCCCACTGAGTCAGCCAAGGTTCCGATGGCATCGTACAAGATCAGCAGATTCTTGTGTTGATACTTCCCGAACGCAAACACCAACGTGTCGAGAATAAAGCTCAGGTAAGGCACCAGCTCGGTGcaggcctcctcctccagggTGGCGAAAGCACTGAGGTAAAAATAGGATGGATATTGGTGAGACGCAGGAAAAGAGCAGAAGTGTGAGGAGAGTCATACCTGCACGCCGCCTCTTGAACTCTTTTATTGAAATCCAGGATGCGTTTCAGCAGTTCAGTCATGAGAGGTTTGAGGTGAGCATCAGGGGGCTGGCTTACCACCCAGTGAGCATAGCGGCTGAGTGTCCAGCAGGCGATGGACCGAACCAGTGCTTTCTTGTCGCTTAAACACTGGATGAGGTGGGGGATTAGCTCAGGTAAGTATGGGACCATGCCCTGCATACATCCTGGGTGTAGAGGGAGGGTGCAAGGTGTTCAACCCCAAAAACATTTGCGATATTGTTCCAGCATCCTGTCTCACCCTCAGCGATCGCTCCAAGCACAAGAATTCCAGACTCCTTGATGACCCAGTCAGGGTGGAACAGCAGGCCTTTCAGCAAGGGGAGGAGATGGGGGAGCAACTCCTCACGAAATACGTTGGCAAGGACATCCAAAGCTGCCGCAGAACATTTTCCTGGAGAGGGGCCAAAATCGAGAACTGGATTTAGGAACCTACTTCAGGATGAGAAAAAGACATCTCAGCTGTTATAACTAAGCATCACGgtatttcattttaacatgCTTTTAATTCAGTTATAGGCTATAAATAGTTATATACTACATGAGAAGTGCAGTTTTCTCATGTGACAGGTTCTTCCAGTTGGCCTTTCTTATGTTTACACCTTCTCAAAGCGTCAAAGATTTTAAAGACTCCACAGCCGTGTCACTCTAGCCTGGTAAACAGTCAGAGATGAAGCGACACGCTGTGCTTTCGCAGAAGTCTATTGATTttatggcattcgacttacgtagGTTCCAGTCCGACAGTGCATCGTCgtcgtcatcttcatcgtcatcgATATCCTCCCCCTCTTCTCCCTCACCTCCTTCATGTTGAAGTGTGACAGTCCGTGACTTGTGGAAGCGAGGCTTGATGTCCTGCTCACTATCTGGAATCgtctcatcttcctccacatcCCCCTAGAAGATGCAATATTACTCACTAAATAATGCCATAAAGAAATGTCTCACTGGCTACAAAAGGGGTGTGGGGAGCATATGACTCATGGAGTACCtattatcatatttttaatttgaaaagaCTGTTTTTACCTTTAGAAGTATTATATCAATCTCTGAATATTTCATCCCATTCACCAGGATAGGAATTAGTCTaaggtgaaaaaaacatttttaactcaTTGCAATGCCAAAATTAAAAGGGTCATCACGTCAGAACTCACTGGACCAAGTGGCCGGACAGAGCCTCGGTACAGATGGGTTGTTCAGCCAGGGTCAGCCAGAACTCACAGGCTTCTAAAGCCACATTCTCGTCAGGGTCTTGGGTCCGCTGCAGCATGTACTGAgggacacaaaaaaaataaatcacaatggtatGGAAAAAGGAGTTGACGTGATAAAGGACCTTTGTAGTGAGCAACGTACCTGGATGATGCTGTGCATGTGAGGGATGAGGCGGTCAATGCGGACTTCTAGCAGCATGACCAGAGCCCTGCACACATTCTTCCGGACTTCGCTGTCCTCATCACCAGCCAGCGCAAACAGACTCTGATAGGACATGATACAGAAATATGTTAAGTTAAGTAGGCAATATTATCGAGTAAAAAAGCTCAGAATAAAATAGCTTGGAATTGACGTCACTGAAAGTGTGGCAGCTCAACCCAACTCACCTCAATGAAAGTGTCGATGTTATCCATCAGGGCCTGAGCTCGACCAATGATGAACTGGTTCACGCAAGCAATAGCATGAGACCTGATGGGAAAAGACAAGTCATTAGCAGACATGAATGAAAGTGCTGAACTCTCAGAGGTGGTGTACTATTTACCTGATCTTCGGGCTGCAGTGCTTAAAGAACTGCAGGAACTTGGGGATCATGATGTTGAGCGGCCTATTCAAGGCATCACTGTCCAACAGCTCGGAGGAGTCTTCACAGATCTTCTGAAGAGCTCCAAAGGAGCCCTTGAAAAAAGACAATtcaggtgtaaaaaaaaaaaacccaaagttGCATCATAGAAAAATGCGACCAATTTTAAAAAGCATGTCTGACCTCACATGTGTTGTAGTCTTCTGAGTTGAGCAGATTGCAGAGCTGGGGCAGCAGCTCCGGCCAGGTCTGGAGCTCCCCTTTAGAAGCTATGGTTGTTATCAGGATACCTTTGAGGAAGATGTACAGAGATGTTATGTTAGACCCACCGATTTAAAAACAAGATTTATATAACCACCGACTAGCTTTGTGTCTCCAAGATGACagcgtaaaacaaaaaaacagcttaGGCAAAGTTGGATTCAATTGTACTCACCGATTGTAGCTCTGATGAGAGGGGAGGGGTCTCCAATGTTGTTAAGACATTCACGTTTTATAAATTCAGCCACATTTGGAGGGAAGTTCTGGTAGTGAGCcttgacattgtttttcaaaataagtcCACTGAGAGAGCGGGTCGGCTCATCTAAACAGAAAGGGCAACAAAGAGACAACTGCACTCAGTACTTCAAAAGTCAGCAATACTTAATGCAAACTATGATATTTTCATACCTTCAGATTTGAGGCTTGTAAGGACAAATATTAGATAGTTGTTAAAATCTGGAAATTGGTTCAGCTGCTCCAGTTTCTACAGATTCTGCTAAGGAAATACAAGCATGCACGTACACCACATTTGCATGCCGTAGGTCAACACCAAACAACAATCGCAGGGCAAATAAGAGTCCACAGCAAAGGATACTTCTTGAACAGCCCTCTGTGTTGCTGTGTCTGGTGACTGAGAGTCCTTCAGGAGCTGAAGCACTTGCTGCAGACCTTGCTCATCTGGCTGCCACTCCATACTGCCCAAACATAACAACACTCCTTGGTCATGAATACTCATGCATCCTCCATGTATATCGAGCTACAAAAACTAACACCTAAAACACCACCTGCGTGCGATCTAGCAGCATCACTACAAGGAATTCGCGATCATAAACAATGGACGCGCAGCCATATATACCGTGATCCGTATCCCAAACATAGCACCATATGGTTGTTCACGTAAACAGCTTCGACTCACTCAATTCATTCAAGAACAACTGTCACCTTAAACACAAGAGGGCCACACGAATTACAGGTAAATATCCACAAACTAGCTTAGCTTTGCGGTTCCACTTTGAAATGGACTGGGATACTAAACAGCTGGCTTATTGTTTGATCGCATGTCAGCACTGGTTCTTAACTAAGTCGCAGGGACAGTGGTGATGCAATTGGCCCAAATGAACATTCAAAACAGAGAGGAGGCACATCAGCCCCGGACAGCTAACGTTAGCCCGGGGAGCTAGCCGCCACTGGAAAGTACCGCCGCCGCACTTACTTGGCGAATGGTCCGGTTTTGGGGTTCTACAGACAAAGGTCGCGCCTTCACAGCTTCCCTGTAACCAGGAACAACGGTGTCGTCCTCAGCCGAACGTTAGACGTTAGTCGCCTCTGATTTGTGACGCTAGCCGTCCGTGGGATCGCATGCCTCGCAATCACGCCGGGTAATCGGTTTGGACTGGTACGGCTTCCGTACTGTCAGGCAAACCACCCGAAGTCCCCCAACAGCCAATTTAAATAGCGCCTCTTCAGTAGTGAGGTATTGCTTGCTTGCAATCTCTTCTAAAGTCTCCACTTTTGTATAAACGCTTTTTAACGTATTTATTAAAcgaaaagagaaacaagaaacacATTGCTAGGGTGAAGATTTGTCGCGACAACTGGATTTATAGTAGATTATCTGGAAAATATGCTGGACAACATCTTTAGTTTTTCAAAAGCCTTgtaaaggcgttttacgcaatcGGGATAACAACTACTACACGTCAGATATTGTCACAACCAGTTGGTTTATATACAATTATTTTCTTATTGTTTGCCTATTTTACTAAATCTATAAGCTTTAGGTTTGCATTTTATTCAAGTGGACGTGTAAGGAATTGTAATTGAATGCATGCATCTGTTaatcattttaaatacagtttttcatctatatatttaaataataattcaaaacaaACTTAGTGTGCCTTTTTTATGCCTTTAtcattcacttttgtttttatagaAAGAAGACAACCGTTACAATGACACAAATGTTtaataagcacacacacattttagtGAACACCAAAATCATATAACTGAAGATACTTTTGCAGACAAGTGTTCAAGTTTTTCTCATCTGATGTTTAGCACAGGGAGCTGATTTCACTCTTGCTGCAGCCCCACTTGCAACAGGCGTTGGACAGGCCCACCACCACATCACGACCTTTCCTGTCGGCACTTCGGAGAGCTTCCAAAACTTCCTCTAAGACCGGAGAGCGGGCCGAGCGAGAAAACCCAGCATTGAGTGTTTGTTCTTTCCACACTTGTGACTGTGCAGTATCCCTCTCGCTGGTCAGTTGAGCGGTTGAATCTGAACTCCAGGGGTCAGATCTCTCCTCCGCGGTTGCTGTTGAGCAGAACACAAGTTATTTTTACATTCTTCACCTGAGCGTCAAAGTTTTATATTCATGTATATCCATTTGTCAATGACGGACGCTACATGAACAAACTTAGTGTTAATATTTCAGTATACAATAACCGGAAAGCAGCAATTACAAAAGAGTACAAAGAAaggtttattatattttaacttTCTGGTGCTATAAAAGTCGGTCGCCCTTACCTGACTCTCCAACACTTCTCCTCCAGCGAGAACCTCCACATGTGAAGATGACGGCCCGTATGAACTCTCTCCCACACAGCTTCACCCCATAGAAAGATTGATCTACTTCATTGGGCCGTGCTCTGTCTACCAGTGCAACCAAGAGACAGATGGTCAGTATAGTAGCTTTCCACATGGTGGAAGGTTCAGAAATGGTTCTGCGTTGCGTCTCTGCCGTGTGTTTTGCCTGATCCTTTCTGGATGAATGTAGCTTTTATACCAAAGTCAGAGAGAGGCTCGAGAAGATAACAGCCGAGACCTTTAGAGACAACAATGCACAAACAGTGAAATGGGAAGTTTTGATtaagaagaagatgatgctACAAGTTGCGTCAGTCCAAGACAATCTAATCACATGCGACCTTTTGTTGGCCTTTCCGGTCATCGTCTCATGGGTTTGTGTGGTGGGTTGCACCGTATCAGAATGGGGAATTGAATGGAGATGAGTATCATCTCACCTCAGGCGGGTTGAAGCCACTCACCCTCTTCCCACATAAACATATGCACAAGTTCCAGAGGTCACTTATTAATATGGGTGTGAGTCACATTAGGTGACAGACAGGCTGTTATAATGTTGTGCTTCGTATGGATCTTCGTATGGAGCTTTAGGAATGCCATACTGTGTTCCTCTCTCTGAAGTCCAACTCCTCTTTTgcattacaaatatttatttatcaggAATTGCAGTTTCTCTATGACTTACATTTATGTGAAAGTGAAACCATAAAGGACCTTGATAAGGGATTTCATTTTGTAGTACAACAGGAAGGATGGCATTGCCCTCAAACATGCGTCACATTGGTTTTCTGTGGAATTCCTTGgacatttcaaaactatttGAGGATTAATTGGTGAGTCTGGATTGTCAGAACATGTAGAACAAGAGTAGTTGCCTTTCTAGGAATGCGCTGCAATGGAATAGATGTTTATTTgttaatgaaaatatatacTTCATGGTCAGAAATAGCTCAAGCAATGACACTGATCTTGCTTGGAATCAATCATTGCATGAACAGACACTTTTATCTAAAACAACTAACACCTATCACCTGCAACATATTGACCCAATGATGACATAATTTATGCTGCCACATTCGCTGCACACTATGAAATAGAATAACCATGAGTGTCAGCACTGAGAAGAGGATTATTTTAAGAAGATAGAGCATTGAGAGATTAAAATTTTCTCAAACCATTTTTCtcgcttttttaaatgtatagtgtaagcaaaataaaaaatacagctCAGATAGCAAAGACCTCTACAATCACTATTTAAATTATGGGTTAttggaagtaaacaaaccaaatgagCACACACAATTATTACATCTCCTGGGATGCCCATGTACAGTATCCACTATATGTTAtggcaaaaaacatgttttacataAATGGGAATATGCAAGAGGATCAAATCGAGCCTTCTTAGGCCTCATGTTATTAACAGACTTGCAGTCCAAATGAAAAGCTTCACCGCTTTTTTAAGTTGTTTACTTGTTGTGTGGTGAATGTTGCCTGACAACCCATTGTCTACATTAATATGGATATAAAGATCGACTTTTTTATTGGCAATAAACAAGTGAGAGTTTGCTGCTGTGTGGAATAAAAACTGTCACGTGTCCATTATCAAGTTAAATCCCTGCAAAACATTGACTTGAGTGTCATTGAAAGTATAGGATTTTCTTgaataatattttacatttatccTCTCTGACTAGTGTGTTCCGATTTCcttgttttttgggtttttttttttcatttctgtttgatcATAACTTAAGAGAGTAAGTGCTAGAACTTGTTTGACGGCCTGCCGGATATGTGTGATGGACGGAGATGAGTGGCCAATCAACGGCGACCCTCTGCGGTGTCGCCACGGTCACCCCTGACGCTATCCAATGAGCGCGAAGCTTTGGGCGGGGTGAAGACAAGAGGGTAGCAACAGTTGCCCCGGTGAAGGCGAGGCGCCATAGTCGCGGTAGTCCTGGCGACAAGAACCAAGCAACACCACTCAACAACTCAAATTAAAGGTGGGAAAAAAATATTCGACCACAGGCGACAATTTGGGGATATTCAGAAGACAGGTGAAAAGTTAGCTATTGACATTGGCAGATGCATTTTTTCCTCCGGCTTGTTTTCCACAGCCGTCTGAAGTGAAAGTGTTGAAGCGTGGCGCTGATGGACGCGGTTGCTAGCTTCTTTCCGAAGACACACCGTTGTTATGGCGATGTCAGATTTGTGATAAGCGCACAAGATGGCGGGTGTGTTGAAGGAACTGCCGCCGCGAACGCGTTAATCAAAACATGGACTTCTTCCAAAAGTACAGCGTGACACTTTTGCGCTCGGCTGTCAACCGCAAACGAGTAGCTTTTAAAGTCCTCGCAACTAAACGCGTGGCGCTAGCGGAGGAAGCTATCGCTCGCGCGCAGCAAACTCCCCTGGAACACGAGTTTGTATCGCCTCCACTCAGCCAGTTGACAAACGTTCGACGCGGTTTGTCGGCTCGTGTCATGATGACTTGTGTGAGAGAAAAAGTTTTTTCGGGTCTGACACCTAAGCCCGGATCATCTGGGCATGTTTACTGAGCAGGAGTGGCTCATCGTGGAGGCGGATGGTTTAAAGTCCTCCGCCAACGATTCATATACGCGGCGGGTGGTGTCCTGTTGTTGTTACATTTAATAGTGATCAACTTGCTGATTGCGCTTCTCTGGCTTGACCTCAGCTTttgacacaaacaggaaaagaCCTCTTTGACTTCCTCCTGTGTCTCTATGTCACACTCACTGGAATATGATTCGAATAAGAGTTGGATTTTGTGCTGCATACTATGATTTACGATCAGCCTATACcgcctcctctttttttttttttttttacagaattagtggtcaccatggcaacttcTGGATATTCAGAAGACCTTCAGCCACAGCAGTCAAGCAGCATAACCATAGCAACGCCTTCCGTCACCACACCCTCCCCTGTGAAGACTGGACACTTACTGACCGAGATGCTGTTAACTTCTGGATCAGCGACCCATCCGTCGCCTGCTCTGAAGTCGGGAGAGGATGCTCTTTGTTCCCGGCCTCTGACTGCAACTCATAGCCAGAATCCGGGGGTTCTGGCCACTGCCACCCGGCAGTTCGTGGCACCCCAAATTCAACACTCTCCTGTCCAGACAAATAGTGGCCAGAACATCTCTCCTCAGTACATCATAGTGACAGTGAAAGGTGAGAGAACGTAGTGATGCCTTTTTAAACCGCACGCAATGGAGcgtgaaatgaaataataatctgTCATTTCATGACATGCTTTTATTGCGGGGATATGGGGCAGTATTGAGTCCAGCACGGCTGTCTATGAGGTTATTTTTGGGCAGTCTATTAGTGGGTGTTTTTGCTGCCTGGTGTCAGGTGACACCAGGATGAGAGATGTAAAGGCCGAGGGGCGTCTGCTTTTTGAGAGTGGCCACTTGGTCATTTTaataagaaatgaaagaaaCGGCATTTATTCTAGTGAGCATTTCTGGTCAGTCTCCTGGACACGGCTGTTCAGAGGAGCAGGGCTTGCGTCAGTTCAGAAAGATAACAGCTGTCGTGCTGCTTGAGTCGAGGCTTATTGCAAAATTGGCTTTATGTTTTGAAATTGTGGGCTTGTGTTGTGAGTCCAAATGAAAAGCTTTACAGCTTTTTAATTCGTGAAGCCTAGTTCATTAGTTGTGCGGCAAACGTCGCCAAATTTAAGGTGGTTTCCATTTTTCATAGCTATTTTCTATTGTGAGATTTTCTTGAACTTTGCCCAGGACTTCTGCTTAGTTGGGGCATATGCTTTTTTATTCACAATAGACAAGTTAGTTTGCTGTTGGGTGCAATTCTAACAGTCACGCTTaatcattttcttcattaatGTTGCCAGTCCAAGCATTTACAACATTTAAGCTGAGAACTTCACACATTTTCTTGTCAGATTTTGACTTCCTCACCAGTGATGTCACCAAACTTactgttaaaatgtaatgtcatTCAATTTAAATGTACTTTAGCTTCCAACTGGCACGATGTTTTGATCCTCAGTCACTTGGTTCAATTCATGAGTGTGTCACTGGcgattaaatattcatataattaccattaaaaaaaataaaaagaaacaagaataaTACTCTAAAGGAGACAGTCTTCACTGCCTTTCAGCTGCTTGCTGGCTTCACTCTCCCCTGGTGTCTCTGTCGCCCTCATCTGATCCTCATGTTTACAAGAGAGATGGATCTCTACCCATCTGGTGAGATTAGCTGTTCAAGGCCATTTGCAACATAAAAGGATGAGAGATGAACAGAGAGTAGGAAGTCGAACGATGTTTTGCGCTGGCTACTATTACGATCTTGAAGAAGTGGGTAGTGAGtaactgttgttttgctttctaTTCATCTGTTTCCAATAATCTTATGATGGTTATTCACTCAAGTCGTTGTTTGTCATCAGAAGGTTCCGCTCAATCCAATGATAGTTTGTCAGATGCCAGTCCGACTGCACCGGTGCCGACAAACCCACAGGTAAGATAAGACTGTCGCACGTCGACACGCACATGTGGCGCCATTGTCACTCACACTTGAACACAATTGACTTTCTTTGGCTCAGCCAATGAGTTGTCGCCGTGTACTTGTTTGCAGTGTTACTTTCCAAAAAAGGTGGTTTTAGTTGAAGCTCAGCGATAGGATAACTTTATACTCGCTCAGCGATGGATTATGAGGCTGAGTCTGGACTTCTGTGACTCCATTGGTCAATCAGAAAGTTTGAAAtgttgacatgacatgacatctcCATGAGGTGATTCATGGAGTTCTTGGACCTCAGTGTGTTCTCCTCAGGCAGAACATGGTCTCGGACCGTTCTCCagaccacttcctgtttaggGCAAAACCAGCAGCAtatgatcacatgacagtggTGTAGGAGTTGCTGGATGGTGTTCCAGCCAATGTTGGTGCCTTATATTCTcatcccgtgtgtgtgtgcgtaggGCGAGGCGTCGGTTTACTCCGGTCAGGTACAGTTTgtggacggaggaggaggaggcagctcGTCTTATACGCCGCCTAATGTGTGAGTGGAGACTGAACGTTTGTGTTCATCATGACGCCGATGCCATAACTGCTGTTCTCTCACTTTCCTCAGCCGACCCAGCAAGTTCCCATATTCCGACCCCCTGCTGTACCCTCAGGCCACACCCACGTCCTCCGCCAGCTACTATGATGCCACACCCAGCTCCAACTCCGACATCAGTGGGTCCTTGGCTTCACAGCCAGTGTCAGTGGCAGCAGCGGGGTCCAATGGCGGGGGCGCTCCTGGAGGCGGAGCCGGCTATGCCATTCAGTCGTCGTACATGttaggaggagggggaggaggaggagttcaGAGTTTTTCCAATCCGAATTCCCGCGCCCCACCTGCTACGGTGAGTGCTGTAGGCTAAGACAAGCAAAGGTGTGATGTTTGAAGGTTTCGTTCCTGCTCAGGTGCAGTGGCTGTGTGAGAACTAcgagggggcggagggggtgAGCTTGCCCCGCTGCACCCTCTACTACCACTACCTGCTGCACTGCCAAGAGCAGAAGCTGGAGCCTGTAAATGCTGCGTCTTTCGGCAAACTCATCCGCTCCGTCTTCATGGGGCTTCGCACTCGGAGGCTGGGGACCAGGTCTGCACGCCCGACCCTTGATCCCCTCACACCTTCAGTCAATCGCCCCCCAGGAAAACATCTCCTTCCTTGTTTCAGAGGGAACTCCAAATACCACTACTATGGTCTTCGGATCAAATCGGGCTCCCCTCTGCTGAGACTGATGGATGAACAGCAGCACATGGCGATGAGGCAGCAGCCTTTATCTCAGAAGAGCAGGTCAGTGCCTGTAGTGCTGAGCGTGGTGGTGTCGCTTAATAAACATTGAAAAACTGTAGGCAAAAGTTGGTTCAGAAGATGCAAGGGGTGAGCAACGGCATGACTGGAGGCACCGCTCAGCAGCAGGCCGCCGGACTGACGGACATCTCTGCTCAGGTTCAGCTCTACCAGCAGTTCATGCGTAAGAAACCTGAATTCACCTCCATTTTCCTCCGTCAAACAAAAGATTTGACCGTATACTGTACTATACTGTACTATTGATTCGGTTGGagcattttttatattaaatgtaaCCATTTGCCCATTTTTTGTTATGTAAAAAGATATTACCGTAATTTaccctgcggcttatataaCGGCGTGGCTAATATATTAAAGGCTGAAATCGGAGGTGCTGAAACCAATGATATTGGAGGGTTTTTATTTACCCATAAAGCGcgcaaaatgcgctgttttttttccgcgtgtccacagctccggcAGCAGAGCCGATCTCCCGGAgctctggaatcgagaagcagcagcagagaccgGCTGTGATGTCGGAACTTCAggcacgtgggcgaaaacagcgcattttcagcgctttaatgtaaataaaagatgtgaggagttcatgattcctgttcagaacatttcccagtttgtttcatgagtcagtctccatgctggtgcctgttttcaaaacta includes:
- the LOC128753962 gene encoding transportin-2, with the translated sequence MEWQPDEQGLQQVLQLLKDSQSPDTATQRAVQEKLEQLNQFPDFNNYLIFVLTSLKSEDEPTRSLSGLILKNNVKAHYQNFPPNVAEFIKRECLNNIGDPSPLIRATIGILITTIASKGELQTWPELLPQLCNLLNSEDYNTCEGSFGALQKICEDSSELLDSDALNRPLNIMIPKFLQFFKHCSPKIRSHAIACVNQFIIGRAQALMDNIDTFIESLFALAGDEDSEVRKNVCRALVMLLEVRIDRLIPHMHSIIQYMLQRTQDPDENVALEACEFWLTLAEQPICTEALSGHLVQLIPILVNGMKYSEIDIILLKGDVEEDETIPDSEQDIKPRFHKSRTVTLQHEGGEGEEGEDIDDDEDDDDDALSDWNLRKCSAAALDVLANVFREELLPHLLPLLKGLLFHPDWVIKESGILVLGAIAEGCMQGMVPYLPELIPHLIQCLSDKKALVRSIACWTLSRYAHWVVSQPPDAHLKPLMTELLKRILDFNKRVQEAACSAFATLEEEACTELVPYLSFILDTLVFAFGKYQHKNLLILYDAIGTLADSVGHHLNQPEYIQKLMPPLIAKWNELKDEDKDLFPLLECLSSVATALQSGFLPYCEPVYQRCVTLVQKTLAQAMMYSQQPDQYEAPDKDFMIVALDLLSGLAEGLGGHVETLVARSNIMTLLFQCMQDTMPEVRQSSFALLGDLTKACFPHVKPCIAEFMPILGTNLNPEFISVCNNATWAIGEICMQMGVEMQPYIAMVLSQLVEIINRPNTPKTLLENTAITIGRLGYVCPQEVAPMLPQFIRPWCTSLRNIRDNEEKDSAFRGICMMIGVNPGGVVQDFIFFCDAVASWVNPKDDLRDMFYKILHGFKEQVGEENWQQFSEQFPPLLKERLAACYGV
- the LOC128753993 gene encoding relaxin-3-like; protein product: MWKATILTICLLVALVDRARPNEVDQSFYGVKLCGREFIRAVIFTCGGSRWRRSVGESATAEERSDPWSSDSTAQLTSERDTAQSQVWKEQTLNAGFSRSARSPVLEEVLEALRSADRKGRDVVVGLSNACCKWGCSKSEISSLC